From the genome of Labrus bergylta chromosome 4, fLabBer1.1, whole genome shotgun sequence, one region includes:
- the wrnip1 gene encoding ATPase WRNIP1, whose amino-acid sequence MASEMTSTAPDSVQCPVCFKDFEPSSINGHLDVCLLGTSAHSIPSTTDDSEPPLKKSRISGEAVSPRGVNRPSANSPPSSSSSASVSGTPSSSSSSSVFSLFQANKSKVPSQSERNGVLLGKQNEVSAVNKRVKRNLQIDSEPEPAGTTGSSGPIVKASHKIPPRSLLPMDKPLAETLRPHTLEEYFGQNKVVGQETLFRSLLESQEIPSLILWGPPGCGKTTLAHIISSTSKKKGTARFVTLSATNASVNDVREVIKQAQNELRLCKRKTILFVDEIHRFNKSQQDTFLPHVECGTIILIGATTENPSFQVNAALLSRCRVLVLERLSVEAMGLILDRAVDTLRIRVQGRHTEDTDQSDEYGSNIFIEQKALDTIAFLCDGDARVGLNSLQLAVQAQVNLVRPDSSGHDGSEKIVVKEEHIKEALQRSHILYDKAGEEHYNCISALHKSMRGSHENASLYWLGRMLEGGEDPLYVARRLVRFASEDVGMADPAALPQAVSAFQACHFIGMPECEVILAQCVVYLARAPKSVDVYNAYSNVKTCLRNHKGPLPSVPLHLRNAPTRLMKQLGYAKGYKYNPAFSGPVEQEYLPEELRDVNFFTWTPSGP is encoded by the exons ATGGCGAGCGAGATGACATCTACAGCACCGGACTCTGTTCAATGTCCggtttgttttaaagacttCGAGCCTTCCTCAATCAACGGACACCTCGACGTGTGTCTGCTGGGCACCAGTGCCCACAGTATCCCGTCAACAACAGACGACAGTGAACCTCCTTTGAAGAAATCTCGCATTAGTGGCGAGGCTGTCTCGCCCCGTGGTGTCAACAGACCTTCGGCCAACTCACCCCCTTCGTCCTCTTCCTCCGCCTCAGTGTCTGGCACACCATCATcgtcatcttcttcttctgtattttcACTGTTTCAGGCCAACAAGAGTAAAGTTCCGTCTCAAAGTGAACGCAATGGTGTCCTGTTAGGTAAACAAAATGAGGTGTCTGCTGTCAACAAGCGAGTTAAACGTAATTTACAGATCGACTCGGAGCCTGAACCAGCAGGTACTACTGGATCAAGCGGACCGATCGTGAAGGCTTCACATAAGATCCCTCCGCGGAGCCTTCTGCCGATGGACAAGCCTTTAGCGGAGACGCTGAGACCACACACACTCGAGGAGTACTTCGGCCAGAATAAAGTTGTAGGACAGGAGACACTTTTTCGCTCACTTCTGGAATCCCAGGAAATACCATCTTTGATCCTGTGGGGTCCACCGGGATGTGGAAAG ACCACTCTGGCTCACATCATTTCCAGCACCAGTAAAAAGAAAGGGACAGCCCGTTTTGTGACTCTTTCTGCCACCAACGCGTCTGTCAATGATGTCAGAGAGGTGATCAAGCAAGCACAGAATGAGCTACGACTGTGCAAGAGGAAGACTATCCTGTTCGTTGATGAAATTCACCGCTTCAACAAATCTCAACAG GACACCTTCCTTCCTCACGTGGAGTGTGGGACCATTATTCTGATCGGGGCGACCACAGAAAATCCGTCCTTCCAGGTGAACGCTGCCTTGCTGAGCAGGTGCagggtgctggttctggagagGCTCTCTGTGGAGGCGATGGGATTGATCCTGGACAGGGCTGTAGATACACTGAGGATCAGAGTGCAGGGACGACATACTGAAGATACAGACCAATCAGATGAATATGG gtcaaatattttcattgaaCAAAAAGCCCTGGACACTATAGCCTTTCTTTGTGATGGAGATGCAAGAGTCGGGCTCAACAGCCTGCAGCTGGCTGTTCAGGCTCAGGTGAACTTGGTCCGGCCTGACTCATCAGGACATGATGGTTCTGAGAAAATAGTGGTGAAGGAGGAGCACATCAAAGAAGCTCTTCAGAGGTCCCATATTCTCTATGACAAAGCAG GTGAAGAGCATTACAACTGTATCTCAGCGTTGCATAAGTCTATGAGAGGCTCCCATGAGAATGCGTCTTTGTACTGGCTGGGCCGCATGCTGGAGGGCGGCGAGGACCCTCTCTATGTGGCCCGCAGACTGGTCCGTTTTGCCAGCGAGGATGTGG GTATGGCTGATCCTGCCGCTCTTCCTCAGGCTGTGTCTGCTTTCCAGGCCTGTCACTTTATCGGCATGCCTGAATGTGAG GTGATCTTGGCTCAGTGTGTCGTCTATTTGGCGCGAGCACCCAAGTCTGTGGATGTCTACAATGCCTATAGTAACGTGAAGACCTGTTTGAGGAACCACAAAGGGCCCCTGCCTTCCGTCCCTCTGCACCTTCGCAACGCCCCCACCAGGCTGATGAAACAACTGGGCTACGCTAAAGGCTACAAATACAACCCGGCCTTCAGTGGCCCTGTGGAGCAGGAGTACTTACCTGAGGAGCTGCGGGATGTAAACTTCTTCACTTGGACACCTTCAGGCCCCTGA
- the LOC109985948 gene encoding chymotrypsin-like elastase family member 3B, with the protein MELILVLLLVVPTVSGCGVPSVKPDISRVVNGEEARPYSWPWQISLESFFPTCGGTLIAPNWVLTAAHCITFHTYRVVLAEHDMDKEEGPEQFIMVSKMFIHPKWNDNCASCGNDIALLKLEKSAVINDKVQPACLPQHGATLTHNQPCYVTGWGRLLSGGPRATTLQQAILPVVDHSTCSQSDWWGSSAKTTMVCAGGESKSACHGDSGGPLNCQGRDGKWYVEGVTSFVDGRGCNTPKKPTMFTRVASFIPWISETMAQN; encoded by the exons ATGGAACTGATACTTGTCCTCCTCCTGGTTGTCCCAACTG TGTCCGGTTGTGGTGTCCCCAGCGTCAAGCCCGACATCAGCCGTGTTGTGAATGGGGAAGAGGCCCGCCCATACAGCTGGCCATGGCAGATTTCATTGGAGTCTTTCTTCCCAACTTGTGGAGGAACACTTATCGCTCCAAACTGGGTCTTGACTGCTGCACACTGCATCAC gTTCCACACATACAGGGTGGTTCTTGCTGAGCATGACATGGACAAGGAAGAGGGACCGGAACAGTTTATAATGGTGTCAAAAATGTTCATCCATCCCAAATGGAACGACAACTGTGCATCTTGTGG GAATGACATTGCTCTGCTTAAGCTGGAGAAAAGTGCTGTTATAAATGATAAGGTTCAGCCAGCTTGTCTGCCACAGCACGGCGCTACTCTCACCCACAACCAGCCCTGTTATGTCACCGGCTGGGGTCGACTCCTCT CTGGTGGTCCTCGGGCAACCACACTGCAGCAAGCCATACTCCCTGTAGTGGATCACAGTACCTGCAGTCAGAGTGACTGGTGGGGGAGCTCTGCAAAGACAACAATGGTctgtgcaggaggagagagcaaGTCAGCATGCCAT GGAGATTCCGGAGGCCCTCTGAACTGTCAGGGCAGAGATGGCAAGTGGTACGTGGAAGGGGTTACAAGTTTTGTGGATGGACGAGGCTGTAATACACCCAAAAAGCCGACAATGTTCACCCGTGTGGCGTCTTTCATCCCCTGGATCAGTGAG ACCATGGCCCAAAACTGA